Proteins found in one Miscanthus floridulus cultivar M001 chromosome 4, ASM1932011v1, whole genome shotgun sequence genomic segment:
- the LOC136551804 gene encoding rRNA biogenesis protein rrp36-like, protein MMLRLFEDLKKPLPADLMNRLANIDARRHQVSASSHVSTNPLEILTSADIVDTNVDDDDYYDEMNDSNSYDDDNHSSDDFDEDDGSDDISGSEDADMNSGNEEDNINEEDDSDDNEDDINDN, encoded by the exons ATGATGCTG AGACTTTTCGAGGATCTTAAAAAGCCTCTACCTGCTGATCTGATGAACCGTCTAGCAAATATCGATGCCCGTCGTCATCAG GTTTCTGCATCATCACATGTCAGCACTAACCCACTTGAAATACTTACTAGTGCTGATATCGTGGACACTAatgttgatgatgatgactaCTATGATGAGATGAATGACAGCAAcagctatgatgatgacaaccATAGTTCTGATGACTTTGATGAAGATGATGGTAGTGATGACATTAGTGGCAGTGAAGATGCCGACATGAATAGTGGTAATGAAGAGGACAACATCAATGAAgaggatgatagtgatgataatgagGATGATATCAATGATAATTGA